TCTATTACATGTTCAAAGATAAGTACGAGAGATGGCTTTTTTAGTTTATCAAACTGATATGATTTCATGTTTTCATTCTTGTTCTTGGCTTGTAAAACGAATTCAATAATTTGGGAAACcaacattatttatttattttaatattttgcgGGCATTGAAGCAGTTACCGTGAGAGAAGGTACAGTTGGCTACAAAATTTGGCGCTGAAAGCATTGGTCCAGGTGGTCTTGTTGTCAGTGGCACTCCTGAATACTTTTGTGCTTCTCTTGAGAGTAGCCTTAAACGCCTTGACGTGGATTACATTGATCTTTACTATATAATCAGAGTTGACACCAAGACCCCTATAGAGGAGACTGTAAGTATTGCTGCATTAGAAACCCTTTGTTATTGGTTTTCAGTTTTTCTAAAATATTTGTGTATGAGGCATATTCGAAAATGGATATAAAGGTTAATCATCCAAACATTTCCTTATCGGCTGTGTTTTCAGAACCTGACCAGACCGGCTGGTTGGACCGGGAACCAGCTGATACACTGGTCTGCAACAAGGCAAAAAAGCTGGTTGATCCACAAACTAGTACAGACTGGTTGAAGCGGTTGAACCagattttacaattatatatatttaattttttttattttttaaataatttatttgatttgaaTCGGATGGACCGGGAACCAGCAGTCTGACCGGTTCTACCACCGGTCCAGTTCCGAAAACATTGCTTATCGGGTACATACTATCCATCTTGAGTGTGCATGCCTAGTTGGAAACCATTTTAAAACTCATGTTATTTGGACTCAAGGATGAGTGTCCAACACATGTATGTGTTCGGCATAAATATGGACCTCTAAACATTCTCTTCTCGGGGACATACCCATATTAGGTAGAACCTGGACATAAGGGTGACCATTGGATACCTGTATGTCCAAATATATGTTAGGCTCAGATGTCaaatactatttattttatggaaaaattaagtatatttatatttattttatgtatgtAAGATGGAAGAACTGCAAGAAGTTCGTGgaagagggaaaaataaagtatattGGTATATCTGAAGCTAGCCCTGAAACTATAAGGTGGGCACACGCTGTTCATCCCATTACTGCTGTACAAATGGAGTGGGCCCTCTGGACTCATTGAGGAAGAAGTAGTTCCCCTTTGCAGGTTTCTTCttctatcttgaatcattatCCAGACTCGAACTACCCTTTGCAGGTTTCTTCCTCTATCTTCAATCATTATCCAGACTCGAACTAGTGTTGAATACATATATGTGTTCAAtgttaatattttcaaaaatgttagggttttttttttccgGAATGATCATACTCTACCCTCTTGTCTATATCAAACATATTGAATACGGATCCTTTAGAGAAAATGAAAAGTCTAGCTATCATAGATTGAAATCGATTATTGATAGTCTTTCATTTCCCAAGTTAAATGTTGTTCGAGTATTCTTGAGGCTCAAGATACTCAAGCTTTTTAACAATTAACTCTTTCCAACTCCTATGAGATTATGCCTACGTAAAATGCATTCAACAATGCAAGGGACTTGGAATTGGGATTGTTCCATACAGTCCCCTTGGTCAAGGTTTCTCTGGAAATAGTTATCTGGTATGAAACTCTCCTTATTTTGGCTTTTAAACCCTTGTCACATGGACTCAGAAGTCACTGTCAGATACTATTGTGTATCTGACACGAGGATTCTAAGCTTTTGGTAAGTTTTTCTATATATACAAAGGATCATACTTGTATCTATATCCAAATACATGTTAAACACATATGTCAGACAGAGATACTTGGAAAATGAATAGTACATATGAATTTAATCTTGTACAGTAATAACCCTTTTAAGTCTTAATAGATAGATTCATTGACTGATTACAAATATCTACTTTTTAAGGCAATGTTCCCAAGGTTTCAAGGAGAAAACTTGGACAAAAACAGGATCTTATATTTGAAAGTAAAGAAGTTGGCTGAAAAGCATGTATGTACAGCGTCAAATTTGCACTTGCCTGGGTTCTTCATCAAGGGGATGATGTTGCCCCTATTCCTGGTAAGTCACATTCAATCATTTTCAACCTGGACTCTCTTGTTGTATCATGTAACTCGGATTGAAGCATGACTATTGGACAAAGTTTCATGTATATCAAGGATCAAGGATCCTTGTAGGATCACATCCGGATACTTATGCCCAGATATGAGTTGGACACAGGTACGCCATATCCAAATATGTGAAGTACTGGATGCGGATACTGTTAAAGAAAATGAAGAGTCGAAATAATATAGCAGCCTACAGATATATTTGACTAGAATTCACAGCAGAAGCAGCATAAAGGGCCTCAAAAATCTTGAGCCAAAAGATCATAGCTTTTAAAAGTTTCTTTTGACTTCTTACTGGAACAaccaagataaaaaaaaaaatcttgatAGCAACATTGAATCACTGAAAGTAAAGCTGACAGAAGAAGATTTGAAAGAAATTTCAGAAATAATCCCAATCAATGAAGTTGCAGGGGCTACTTTGCCTGAAAATTTAATGCAATTCACGTGGAAATATATCAATACACCACCAAAGAACACACCAAGGtttaaaaaacaaaaactttATGGTTTTTGGTGAATGGATTTCCCAGGAAACTGCAACCACTGTAAGACTGATAGTTTGTATTGATGAGTTACTAAAGCTTTGGATTTCCATCAATGTTCAGTGAGAGCTGAAGCCTGCATTACCCAAATAAACCAAAATTCTCCCACTGATTTGTAGTTAGTAATCATCTGTGTACTAATGCtgtgttttttatatatatatatatatatatatatatatatattaatgttgTCATATTTTGTAGTGTTATAATTGTTTTTTCATGTTTTGTTAGAAATAATCCTGATtgtttcataagttttatgttttttttttattgctcttatacatattttatctcttattttctctcattttcaTTGACTAATATATTCACATTCACATTGGTGAATTCTGTATCAAGTTAAATTGAAGGCACAAAAAGAAATTCTACCAAATATCAAATGAACCTTTAAACTAATCGAATAatatgattcttgaaaatctttTTAATCCGATCCTTAAACGAGTTTACTTATAACCCAAGATTTAAGAATAATCAAGTTGAATTGAGCTTTATAGATATTGGAGAGGACTTGAAATTTGAAGTTCACTTCAAGTATAACTGAATCCACTTTTAAAGtgagattttgatttgaattaaatatcTAATTAACTTCAAGTATAACTGGATTCACTTTTAAAGtgagattttgatttgaattaaatatcTAATTATTGACTTTGCTTTATCTCATTTCTTATAttatttatgctgttcaaattgaaatttttaatatttattaaaaataattatgtattaaatatattttagaaaTAATATTATACACACAAATTATTAAAGTCAAAcattaaaatacttaaaaattcGAATGACTCAAGctaaatataatcaaaacaaGGGAGTTGGAAGGGAGAGGATGAGTGCGAGTTAAGAAAGATGGCAAGTCTCTATCAGGTTATCGTAACCCATTTACTAGAGACTTGTTCCAATGTTAATAAATGGGAAAGCCTTGGTTTTCTTATTTATAGTAATCTTAACCGTTTAAGCGTAAAAATATAGCTTTTTGTCGTAGATGACGTCAATTGTTATAATATTAAGATCGTgcgtaattaaaatattttattttaataattttaaaaagattAGCTTTTGTTTCACAATTTGTGAAAGTTGGAAGCAAATCCTAGAAGATTATTTTTACCTTATTTAAGGATTTAGACAAAAAGAAATCATATACGTGAGTAACTATGGtatttatttatagtaataagaCTCAATACATTAATGATTTGaatgaacaaaaataaataagtgATTTGTGTTAACTATCATACCAAAAAAAAACTACAAAACAAAGAAGGCAAGCGCTTAAGAAAAGGTTAATTATTTAAAGGGTAAGTATTTACTTTTATTTGCCTTagcttatattttaattatttatatttaaaatattacgcttaagtcactaaattattaattacAAATAACGGTATGAGAGTAAGTTAACGTGACAcgttaaattatcatttcaaataaaactttagattaaattctaaaatttgtcattttttatattttaagtaatttaatttaatttttattctctTATGCTTTCCTTCtattttcttccttctttttttttaaactagTTTTTTAACAAATAACAAGAAAAACTAAGTTAAAAGAAACAGGAAGAGACAAAattagaggaaaagagaaaagcatgaaaaaagaaaagttaaaaaatataaaagaaaaaatttaaattgcttaaaataaaaaaaatacggTGGCCAGCtgtataaattaacctaaattttttatttaaaatgattaTTTATCATGACATGGTAGCTTACCGTTATAACTTTTACGATAATTAACAGCTCAATAATAAAAATGTTACATCGCGATAATATAAGTTATTAAAATGTAAATTAAGGTAAGTAAAAgtaactattttaataattttttataaataattttaaaattttgacatatatttttaaaatatttttatgggATATTTACTAACCCGTAACTCTTTAAAAATTCCAATAGCGTTCTACCAaatattttcttaattaaaatcCCACCCTATAGTTAGAGATCCAATCTACAGGCCAGTGGCGATAGACTAGAGAAAAACCAAAGGCAGAGcaaatttgataaaagaaaaatctaaaaaataccccccaaaaaagggaaaaaaaacgtTTACATTGAGAGATGGTGAGCAAAACAGAGGAGACCCAATTGAATAGGCTTGAAAACCAGGTAGATAATGGAGGTGGAGGTGCTTGGGAGTACCTTTGCCTTGTGAGAAAGCTCAAAGTTAGGCGTTCAGAGAAAGTCTTGAAATATGGTTTATCCATCTTAAATGATCCCAAGAAAAGATCTGCTCTTGGCCCTGAAGGTTAGTCTTCCTTTTAGCTTCTTTGGGTGacttgtggatttgggttttgcTTGAattcaatgattctaaagtgtttcgcttgaattttgagtttttgtGTTGGGGTTTTTTGGGGTTTTAGAGTTTAGTCTTTTAGTTCTTTCTATTGGTTTTGCTTGAATTCAAAGCTTTATGAATTGTTGCCCCTGTTGTTGATTTGCTTGAATTTAAAACTTGAAGCTTAatgatttttttaagaaaaagattgacattttgatttaatttGAGTTATATAAATTAGatattttatatttgtgtgtAAAATTGAAAGTGAAATAAGCTTGATTTGAATTGGTAGgcattaaaataagaattagcttTGTAAGAAAGTCGGGTTGAGTTTTCATTATATTCATTTCCCAGCTGAGGTTTTGAGAAGTAAACAAAAATAGTTAGGTAAGCTTGATGAAGCACAATTTGTAATGCTTTATACCTCTGAGACTTTTGGTTAATTTTATACCTGCATTTAGATACAAGAACTCATCTTAGTTTTGTACATTTTTCTCATGTGCCGTGACATCATCCAGTGCTTCTCTTTGTATTGAGTTTTATACACCTCGAAGGGCAATAAGCATCAGTGAATCAGTGTTATTTTATCTATAGGAATGTGATTTATGAGTTCTCATTTTATATTACCATTTACTTCAGTTGATTTATAGCGGTAAACAGTAATAATTACTAACAAGTACTTATATCTTGATACAGAATGGACTTTGTATGAGCAGGTAGCTATTGCTGCTATGGATTGCCAATGTCTCAACGTTGCAAAGGTACAAATCTTGTCTATGAgtttttcaattttagatttcTTTTAAGCTTTTCCGTTTTCATATTATGTTAAATTGATTTTCGCATTTTGGACTTGCATATATGTGTAAAACTAATTCTACTGTTTCCTATTTAAATATTGATCACGCCTCTGGATTGACCACTCTCATTGTTTACATGATTTCTCTTTCGAACATGTTAAGagtatttttcttttttgatGGAAAGAATTCTTTAAGGTCTTGCTTGTTCTTACAGTTTTCTCATCACTTATGAAGCCATTAGTTAGgaagatatgacttttgtctgtTTTATATGCAAAATGGTGTAACTCTTATTGAATGTTGTTGGTTTGGGCTCCAGTGAAACAGTTTGTATGCTTATCTGCATATTACGCTGTTTCATGAATCACAGTGCTGTTTAGCATAGATGCTTTGGTAGTAGATTTGTGAAGTTACCTGTCTTAAATTGGTACAATTTATTGTTGCAGGATTGTATAAAGGCTCTACTGAAAAAATTTCCAGAGAGCAAAAGGGTTGGTAAGTATATATGACTGTTAAATATGTTCTACATTTTCCGTTTGTGTTACGAAAAGGGTATATATATGTTGACACTAATTTATGCCGTAGTTTCAGTGATTTGTGAATCATAAACTCATGGCTTACCTTTTCATCATTAACACACTTGAATTAAGCTTCGTCCAAACATCTCAGTCAATATTCTACTCCAAACCTTATTGGGCTTTTATGTTACTATATTATGGCTTGAATAAGGATGGATAAACATAAACAGttcttgtataattttggattccATAGGATGCTGGCGAAGGTATTCATTGTCCCCGAACATTTGATGACCTAGTGGTTTTGTTTTGTCATGGTCTACAGGCAGGCTGGAGGGCATGTTGCTTGAAGCAAAGGGATTGTGGGCTGAGGCTGAAAAAGTTTACTCTAGTCTTTTAGAGGACAATCCACTTGATCAAGTAAATTCTGTGACCACTTTCCGACCCTCGCTTCCCCTCCTTCTCTCTGCCTTTCTTGAAAAAGAATCAGTTGTAATGGATAAAAGAGAAATATAATTGGttatttcttttataaaaaacaaagaagaaaccAATGACAATAAACCCTATCTTGGGCAGGTAATACATAAGAGGAAAGTAGCCATGGCAAAGGCTCAAGGAAATATTTCAGGGGCTATTGAGTCGCTTAATAAATATCTTGAAATGTGAGATATCTCAGAAAACTCTGTCTCTCTTTCCCCCTTTCTGCTGTCACACATTTTCCTAATTCGATACTATACAACAGAGCAAATGTCACTCAATTTCCCCATTTTTCTTTTGATAGATTTATGGCAGATCATGATGCTTGGAGAGAACTTGCAGAGATATATGTCTCCCTACAAATGTGAGTTTTAATCTATTACAGCTTAACTATGTTGCCAATCATAAAATAGCAGTGATttaagcttcttttttttttttttgtttttttggttgATAAATCAGGTACAAACAAGCCACTTTCTGCTATGAGGAGCTTATTTTATCTCAACCAACAGTTCCCTTGTATCATCTGGCCTATGCTGATGTAAGTTTCTTCTTTATTGTAGTTAAAAACTTCTTTTActcggaatttttttttttggggggggggggttgATTATCGAAATATGAGTATGTATCTGGCATGTGTATGCTCAGTTTTTTTAAGAGGAACGTACCTCCGTACCCATGTCCAGTATATGTTGGATAAGGATTCTTCAAGGAAAATGAAGACTCAAACTATCATAGTTAGAAACTGGTATGCAATTTCATTAGCAGTTTCTCACATTCCAATTTTCCTAGAGAATAGCATTCCCTTTGTAAACGCTCATCTTTAAGTATATTCTCGGCTCTTAATGAGCTCAATGAACAAAGAAATGGTTCGGTAGTAATTATGATTCTGCTAGGATGATCCTAAAACAAAGAACCAATTCCTTAGTGATTGTGGTTATGCAAAAATGCAAATGACCAATGATTCCCAACCAAGAAGGAAACTTCCAGGTAGACGTTGGATCTGTCTTCCTCTGTGGAGCCCTGCACCCAAACTGCCATTGATACCATTGTGTGGAGATACTGTTTGTTTTTACTCGAAAACCTTACTGTTTTGTCCCACAAAAGGAAATTCACAAGCACGAGTTTCGAGTCTTTACAGTTTCACAGGATAATGCTTTTCACCTTGCATTGGTTCAGCAAAAGATTTCTAGCTCGAACTCTTCTGATTCTCCTCTGAATTCTTGTTTTCATTGATTACGCACTATGCTTTTTCATCAACAGGTACTTTACACACTCGGTGGACTGGAAAACCTTCAGACCTCGAAGAAATACTATGCATCGACTATTGACTTGACTGGAGGCAAGAATACCAGAGCACTTCTTGGAGTTTGCTTGGTAAGCTCCTTCTCTTTTGAGAACTCATGCACTGGCCTTCATCTTTATACTAACTGAAATCTTACTGGAAAAAGAAGGGTTTCACACTCACTCTTTTCAATGTCCTCGTATTTTATCTTTCTGACCCAAAGTTTGAATCCTCTTGTTCAGTGCACATCAGCCATCGGACAGGTTTCAAAAGGAAGGAACAAGGAAGACAAGGAGAGTCCAGAGCTGCAGTCTTTGGCAGCAAAAGCCTTGGAGAAAGAATACAGGCAGAAAGCTGATGATAAACTAGGCTTGCTTACTTCTGCTTTAAGAAGTTTGAAAATTTAGTGTTAAACCCTAACGACATTGAATCAAAGCTTTTTGATTATTGCCCCATAAGGGGTCCAAAGATAATTTTCAGGAATGTTTTAATATCTTAAAAATGTTTCAATCTTTGCTAAATTTTAAGTTACATTGTTGTCATTTCTGTGTTTTCGATCAAGATCGTAATGGATAGTGTTGATTCGAGCTTTTTTAGAGGTCATATTGTCTTTTCTTAATCAAATATTATGGATTTGAATATTTTCGACTatcttcgtttttttttttttttaggcacCTTCATTGTTCAATGAAAGGAACATTGgcaaaacccttttcttttttatgcttttaatgctcCTTTCTATGTTTTATTTCACAGTTCGAATGTTCTTAAATGGTATTCAAAACGATCTGATTGAAGCAATTATTGTTTAGGAATTGAAACTACAATGCTAAGGGGATTCTTAGCATGGATTAATAGTTACAGGCTTATAGCTTTAATCCTTGTGATCCTTTTTGTTTTGATAAATTAATTAGTTTGTAGAGCACATTGCATATGTCAATTTGAGAGACAATATGTTTAAACCAAGTATTTTGAAGCTAAAATATGAGCCGTGCCGGTTAAAATGCGTTTCTTAAGACATATTTTGATGGAATCCTATGTCAATGTTAAGACCATCGAACGAGGTTAAGCGAACCTATTATGCTCTATCCAGCCAGATTTGTCTGGTTCAAAAATTTTGTTCCTGACTCGATTTCTTAAGACATATTTTGACTTATATTCAATGTTTCATACTAACTGTTCTTTTGTCAGATTCGTCGGAAAATGAGAAAAATTATGATTAACCAGGCCTCTTCATATGATCTGAAAGAACTTGTTCGCAAGGTTCATCCCTGAGGTCATTGGTAGAGAGATTGAGAAGTAGCATAAAGTATTTATCCCTCACTAAATGTTTTCATTCGTAAAGTCAAGATCCTGAAAGGCTCCCAAGTTCGATCTTGGCAAGTTGATGGAGGTACATATTGGTTCTCTTTAAACTTTGATTCAAGAATCGTATCATGTTGTGCAATTCGGTTTTTACTCTAGGATGTCATGAGTAGGACTGCATTCAGAGGATGTTGGTATGAAGTTGGAGAGGCCAGCCGATGTGACAATGGCAGAAGAGAAATTGAGGTTATAGGGCCTAAACAAGTTTCTATTTAATCACTTATCCATACTTATCCATCAATTGAGAAAAGTGGAAAATCGTAGTAGTTCCGTTGAAAACTCCATTGATAAAAATTCCAAGCAAACTTTGTTTCATTTAAGAAGCCATCAACAAAATCGTGTGGAGCTCAAAATCCGGTAAGAAAAGCCGAGTTTGGAGTAAAGATTCCATAAAACAAAGCTGTGAAGAGCTTGAAGATGGGGAAAAAGAATTGGAGGTTTGAAAAACTTGAATTGGCTAGGTTAGGGGTTTGAGTAAGAGTTGAGAAAACTTTACTTGGAAGAAAAGAAACCATTGTTTTGTTCCAATACC
Above is a genomic segment from Gossypium arboreum isolate Shixiya-1 chromosome 8, ASM2569848v2, whole genome shotgun sequence containing:
- the LOC108467776 gene encoding uncharacterized protein LOC108467776, encoding MVSKTEETQLNRLENQVDNGGGGAWEYLCLVRKLKVRRSEKVLKYGLSILNDPKKRSALGPEEWTLYEQVAIAAMDCQCLNVAKDCIKALLKKFPESKRVGRLEGMLLEAKGLWAEAEKVYSSLLEDNPLDQVIHKRKVAMAKAQGNISGAIESLNKYLEIFMADHDAWRELAEIYVSLQMYKQATFCYEELILSQPTVPLYHLAYADVLYTLGGLENLQTSKKYYASTIDLTGGKNTRALLGVCLCTSAIGQVSKGRNKEDKESPELQSLAAKALEKEYRQKADDKLGLLTSALRSLKI